One stretch of Candidatus Abyssobacteria bacterium SURF_5 DNA includes these proteins:
- a CDS encoding MarC family protein, which yields MAYNIVFQLLNVTFTPGCEMADTFFLDSIYPALIPYIHSFIPMFVAIDAIGIIPLYSSYTVGLSDEVRRRVAMQAIVTAFLIALAFLFVGRTIFLLLGITVADFQIAGGILLFVLAVIDLVAREKPERMPAAEIGVVPIGTPLIVGPAVLTVLIITSDLYGIMPTMISILLNLAIVAAVILNANRILGFIGEGGARGVAKVVSLLLGAIGVMMVRRGILAVLGLD from the coding sequence TTGGCCTATAATATCGTATTCCAACTCCTCAACGTAACTTTCACTCCTGGGTGCGAAATGGCTGATACTTTCTTTCTTGACAGTATATATCCGGCGCTGATTCCTTATATCCACAGCTTCATTCCCATGTTTGTGGCTATTGATGCAATTGGGATAATTCCGTTGTATAGTTCATATACAGTTGGACTGTCGGACGAGGTTCGACGAAGGGTGGCGATGCAGGCGATAGTCACGGCGTTTCTCATAGCTCTCGCCTTTCTTTTCGTTGGGAGAACAATATTCCTGCTGCTCGGGATAACGGTGGCTGATTTCCAGATCGCCGGTGGCATTTTGCTTTTTGTTCTTGCAGTTATCGATCTGGTGGCGAGAGAGAAGCCGGAGCGCATGCCGGCGGCGGAAATCGGTGTCGTACCCATTGGAACGCCCTTGATCGTCGGGCCGGCTGTATTGACCGTTTTGATCATAACGTCCGATTTATATGGAATCATGCCGACAATGATAAGTATCCTGCTGAACTTGGCAATAGTGGCGGCGGTCATCTTGAACGCCAACAGGATTCTTGGTTTTATTGGAGAAGGGGGCGCGCGCGGTGTAGCAAAAGTTGTCAGTCTCCTGCTGGGCGCAATCGGCGTGATGATGGTTCGCCGCGGAATTCTTGCCGTTCTTGGTCTCGATTAG
- a CDS encoding arsenic transporter: MEKEISLRKFRDITLAFSRSAALIIFLLTYIGLVFLPRRRMQAAVAGAGALMLLGVVSPFEAFRLINWNVMGIFWGTLVVAELFMASNTPAYLAELVVAKSRNVVWATLAICALTSLISAFVENVATVLIVAPVALAITGRLHISPVPVIIGLAVSSNLQGAATLIGDPPSMLLGGFAKMTFNDFFVYEGKPSIFFAVQLGAIASFFTLYLIFRNMRQPIQIERTQEIQMWTPPIMLVLLIVLLALSSLIDPGFSSLAGIICVAFGVFGFIWYRVAHRGNIVNLFTALDWQTTFFLMGVFVVVGGITHVGWIDDITVLFSRISGDNTFLAYSLLVWISVIFSAFIDNVPYLLAMLPVAQGLAGELGTSDTLLMFGLLIGASLGGNITPIGASANIVGVGILSKRGHHVSLREFARIGVPFTLVATFFAYIFIWFIWK, encoded by the coding sequence ATTGAGAAGGAGATTTCCCTCCGGAAGTTCCGGGATATTACCTTGGCATTTTCCAGATCAGCTGCTTTAATCATCTTTCTGCTTACTTATATCGGGCTGGTGTTTTTGCCGCGGCGAAGAATGCAGGCGGCGGTGGCCGGCGCCGGTGCTCTCATGCTCCTTGGAGTGGTTTCCCCTTTTGAAGCCTTTCGGTTGATTAACTGGAACGTGATGGGGATTTTCTGGGGGACCCTGGTGGTCGCTGAACTTTTCATGGCCTCGAACACGCCTGCCTATTTAGCGGAACTTGTTGTGGCGAAGTCGCGAAACGTTGTGTGGGCCACGCTCGCCATTTGCGCGTTAACCTCGCTTATATCGGCCTTTGTCGAGAATGTGGCAACCGTCCTCATCGTTGCGCCCGTTGCGCTGGCTATTACAGGTCGGCTCCATATTTCCCCCGTGCCGGTCATCATAGGGTTGGCGGTCAGCTCAAATCTTCAAGGAGCGGCAACATTGATTGGAGATCCTCCAAGCATGCTTTTGGGTGGATTCGCAAAAATGACGTTCAATGATTTCTTTGTGTACGAAGGGAAACCGAGCATCTTTTTTGCCGTACAGCTTGGAGCGATCGCATCCTTTTTCACTCTGTACCTGATCTTCAGGAATATGCGGCAACCGATCCAAATTGAGCGGACCCAGGAAATTCAGATGTGGACGCCCCCGATCATGCTGGTGCTGCTGATCGTGCTGCTGGCTCTTTCGTCGCTGATCGACCCGGGCTTCTCTTCACTGGCCGGCATCATTTGCGTGGCTTTCGGCGTCTTTGGGTTTATATGGTACCGAGTGGCTCATCGAGGCAACATTGTGAATCTCTTTACCGCCCTCGACTGGCAGACGACGTTCTTCCTGATGGGTGTCTTCGTGGTTGTGGGAGGAATCACCCACGTCGGATGGATAGATGATATCACCGTGCTGTTTTCTCGAATCTCAGGAGACAACACTTTTCTTGCCTATTCGCTCCTCGTGTGGATATCGGTGATCTTCTCCGCTTTCATCGACAACGTCCCTTACCTTCTCGCGATGCTGCCGGTGGCCCAGGGACTGGCGGGGGAGTTGGGGACATCCGATACGTTACTGATGTTCGGACTTCTGATCGGAGCAAGCCTCGGCGGAAATATCACCCCCATCGGAGCTTCGGCAAATATTGTCGGCGTCGGCATCCTCTCAAAACGAGGCCATCATGTCAGTCTGCGCGAATTCGCCAGGATCGGAGTCCCCTTCACTCTTGTGGCCACATTTTTCGCATACATCTTCATCTGGTTCATCTGGAAATGA